One Nostoc sp. UHCC 0302 DNA window includes the following coding sequences:
- a CDS encoding glycosyltransferase family 4 protein encodes MKLCIVTHKIKKGDGQGRVNYEVAKEAIRRGHHLTLLASEIAPELENHSQVNWISIPVQKYPTEFIRNFIFAQKSAEWLRKNRSSIDLVKVNGAITLAAADINAVHFVHSSWLRSPVHISRNRRDLYGLYQWLFTALNARWEKQAFQKTQAVVAVSEKVAQELVNIGVPRSHIRVIVNGVDLQEFTPGVADRQKLGLPENVILALFAGDIRTPRKNLDTVLHALAKVPELNLVVVGNTEGSPFPQMAASLGLNERVHFVEYRRDIAEMMRAVDLFVFPSRYEACSLVLLEALASGLPVVTATATGGAELVTSECGIVLPDSDDIDALAIALSSLVSDRPLMEQMGKAARSVAEQHSWTTMAQTYVDLFEELSKNAEHSSHTDLSPSAGSLTLPFGTAEAN; translated from the coding sequence ATGAAACTTTGTATTGTTACCCACAAAATTAAAAAAGGTGATGGTCAAGGGCGGGTAAACTACGAAGTTGCCAAAGAAGCAATCCGCCGCGGTCACCATCTCACATTATTAGCAAGCGAAATCGCCCCAGAACTAGAAAATCATAGCCAAGTTAACTGGATATCAATTCCAGTTCAAAAGTATCCAACAGAATTCATTCGTAATTTTATCTTTGCTCAAAAAAGTGCGGAATGGTTGCGTAAAAATCGCTCCAGCATTGATTTAGTCAAAGTCAACGGAGCGATTACATTAGCTGCTGCTGATATCAATGCTGTACATTTTGTCCATAGTTCATGGTTGCGATCGCCTGTTCATATTTCTCGCAACCGTCGAGATTTATATGGTTTGTACCAGTGGCTATTTACTGCTTTAAATGCCCGTTGGGAAAAACAAGCTTTCCAAAAAACGCAAGCTGTCGTAGCTGTATCAGAAAAAGTAGCGCAAGAATTAGTCAATATTGGCGTCCCTCGTTCTCACATTCGGGTAATTGTCAATGGAGTTGACTTACAAGAGTTTACCCCTGGTGTGGCTGATCGGCAAAAATTAGGTTTACCAGAGAATGTCATCCTAGCCTTATTTGCTGGAGACATCCGCACACCCAGAAAGAACTTAGACACTGTATTACACGCTCTAGCAAAAGTTCCTGAGTTAAATCTAGTAGTGGTGGGGAACACCGAAGGCAGCCCATTTCCCCAGATGGCGGCGTCTTTAGGGTTAAATGAACGAGTGCATTTTGTCGAATATCGACGTGATATTGCCGAAATGATGCGGGCTGTGGATTTATTTGTATTTCCTTCCCGATATGAAGCTTGCTCACTCGTATTGTTAGAAGCACTTGCTTCTGGACTACCAGTAGTTACAGCCACGGCGACTGGTGGTGCAGAGTTAGTGACATCAGAATGTGGCATCGTCTTGCCTGATTCAGATGATATTGATGCTTTAGCGATCGCATTATCATCCTTAGTGAGCGATCGGCCTCTGATGGAGCAAATGGGGAAAGCCGCTCGCTCCGTTGCCGAACAACATAGCTGGACTACTATGGCACAAACCTATGTGGATCTATTCGAGGAGTTAAGCAAGAATGCGGAACACAGTTCTCATACCGACTTATCGCCGTCCGCAGGATCTCTCACGTTGCCTTTCGGCACTGCGGAAGCAAACTAA
- a CDS encoding glycosyltransferase family 2 protein codes for MLSDTEYQQPLVSVIIPTYNRADYLKQAIASAVKQTYQNIEIIVSDNCSLENPQSIVASFSDSRIRFWRQQQNVGMLANQLHAFKMAKGKYIASLHDDDMWNEDFLAKLVPALEENPESIIAFCDHYIIDRYGSINHVGTEENTRNYKRNKLAKGVHQSLCKIGLVDKSIPTAAACLIRNGLIDWDSIPSEVGGMWDLYLTYLCCISGYSAYYYPERLTRYRAHELTDTMLSGSRDVQAKIRKAKSEMFCYKVFMQDTRLQEFKAYFQQQWLAANTTLGIGLLRIQQSTAARPYFFQALSEQKFNLRTITALTLSFTPRILANKLLKTSK; via the coding sequence ATGTTATCAGATACAGAATATCAACAACCGTTAGTCAGTGTTATTATTCCAACTTATAATCGAGCAGATTATCTAAAGCAAGCGATCGCTAGTGCTGTAAAACAGACTTATCAAAATATTGAAATTATTGTTTCTGATAATTGTAGCCTAGAAAATCCCCAAAGTATTGTCGCATCTTTTAGCGATTCACGCATTCGATTTTGGCGACAACAGCAAAATGTAGGTATGCTTGCTAATCAGTTACACGCCTTCAAAATGGCAAAAGGCAAATATATTGCTAGCCTACATGATGATGATATGTGGAATGAAGACTTTTTAGCAAAGCTTGTACCAGCTTTAGAAGAAAATCCAGAGTCAATTATCGCTTTTTGCGACCACTACATCATCGATAGATATGGCAGCATTAATCATGTTGGAACTGAAGAAAATACACGCAATTACAAACGTAACAAACTCGCAAAAGGAGTTCATCAATCTTTATGTAAAATTGGGTTAGTAGATAAAAGCATACCTACTGCCGCAGCTTGTCTAATTCGCAATGGTCTGATTGATTGGGATAGTATCCCCTCAGAAGTTGGCGGAATGTGGGATTTATATTTAACCTACCTCTGTTGTATATCTGGTTATAGTGCATACTATTATCCAGAAAGATTGACACGATATCGCGCCCATGAGCTTACTGATACAATGCTCAGTGGAAGTCGAGATGTGCAAGCTAAAATTCGCAAAGCTAAAAGCGAAATGTTTTGCTACAAAGTCTTTATGCAAGATACTCGTTTACAAGAATTTAAAGCATACTTCCAACAGCAATGGTTAGCAGCTAATACAACATTAGGAATTGGTTTACTAAGAATTCAACAATCAACAGCAGCACGCCCTTATTTCTTCCAAGCACTCAGCGAACAAAAGTTTAATTTGCGAACCATAACAGCGTTAACTCTCAGCTTTACTCCACGGATATTAGCCAATAAATTGCTAAAAACATCAAAGTAA
- a CDS encoding glycosyltransferase family 4 protein, with product MSKLIADAAQKKISRENFDKTLIYHCSGFNVNGSGGAETYLTSLINYQLPDVSASVIKSLDNIDQSQFKLLHLHSPDLLLGLTGKCPTVFTVHNHSTYCPSGTKYLPSRAGICERNFSYLGCSWGKIVDGCGSRRPQKAINEFQHSHRVINILKTLKVTIIANSNYVREQLIRNGISSNKIVTLRCGTSVPQIAAAPLSLEIHQKHRILFVGRIVPDKGLEWLLKTLANTNPQIQLDIAGEGWDRPRLEKLASKLGLNNRITWHGWCNKEQLNTLYQQCFTVIFPSIWPEPAGLVTLEAYARYRPVIASAVGGIPEHLVDGETGILVPANNIKKLADVITELFTDYEKSRRIGEQGHAFFMKELTMDVHVKQLQEIYEKVIFEFSA from the coding sequence ATGTCTAAACTAATAGCAGATGCAGCGCAAAAAAAAATTAGCCGAGAAAACTTTGATAAAACATTGATTTATCATTGCTCTGGTTTCAATGTCAATGGAAGTGGCGGCGCTGAAACTTATTTAACTTCTCTAATTAATTATCAACTACCTGATGTGAGCGCAAGCGTCATCAAATCGCTTGATAATATTGACCAGAGCCAGTTCAAATTGCTGCATCTTCACAGCCCAGATTTATTATTGGGACTTACAGGTAAATGCCCTACTGTCTTCACCGTTCACAATCATTCAACATACTGTCCTAGTGGTACAAAATATCTACCAAGTAGGGCTGGAATTTGTGAACGAAATTTTTCTTATCTGGGATGTAGTTGGGGCAAAATAGTAGATGGCTGTGGCAGTCGCAGACCCCAAAAAGCAATTAATGAATTCCAGCACTCTCATCGAGTAATCAATATTTTAAAAACCCTAAAAGTTACTATTATTGCTAATAGTAACTATGTTCGAGAACAATTGATTAGAAATGGTATATCATCTAATAAAATTGTCACCCTACGTTGTGGAACCTCAGTACCACAAATTGCTGCTGCACCCTTAAGTTTAGAAATTCACCAAAAGCATAGAATTTTGTTTGTTGGGCGGATTGTTCCTGATAAAGGGCTAGAATGGCTACTCAAAACTTTAGCAAATACAAATCCACAAATTCAGCTAGATATAGCAGGTGAAGGATGGGATAGACCCCGCTTAGAAAAATTAGCTAGTAAATTAGGATTAAATAACCGGATCACTTGGCATGGTTGGTGTAATAAGGAGCAATTAAATACGCTTTATCAACAGTGCTTTACTGTTATATTCCCCAGTATTTGGCCTGAGCCTGCTGGACTTGTCACTCTAGAAGCTTATGCTCGTTATCGACCTGTAATTGCCAGTGCAGTTGGAGGTATCCCCGAACATTTAGTAGATGGTGAAACTGGTATTCTTGTTCCAGCTAATAATATCAAAAAGCTCGCTGATGTGATTACTGAATTGTTCACAGATTATGAAAAAAGTCGGCGTATCGGTGAACAAGGTCATGCTTTCTTTATGAAAGAACTTACAATGGATGTTCATGTCAAACAACTGCAAGAAATTTATGAGAAAGTAATATTTGAATTTTCTGCATAA
- a CDS encoding glycosyltransferase family 4 protein, producing the protein MTVNISPSKLAKVSLTCNTNLGIGGQGVCLANAAAGLSKIADLTVFCAEMETFETNFPVYPVGYSRWSKRLLATPLLRRRNDLAVLLSDLYFDQQVSKKLQSQPCDLIMGVAGQTNLGFKTAKAKGAIAWLYCLNNYLPFMQKQIQQEMQFLADSTVATMNPMMLQRFSEECEQAELIVVLSNVAKQTFIDAGVPAEKITVINPFINTERFYPAPKNDSIFRPLYIGTIEPRKGVQYLIPAFIQAKIPNSELLLIGGTSTRILRLFVEKTLNQNSNIKQEFWNFSEQEPVQVFSRCSVLVLPSVEDGFGLVALEAMACGLPVIVTSHCGAADLVQDGVNGFIVPPRDEIAIAEKLDFLAANESIRQEMGKVARATALVYTEELYKQQLQQIFINQGLLN; encoded by the coding sequence ATGACTGTCAATATTTCACCTTCAAAGTTAGCTAAAGTTTCGCTTACTTGTAACACAAATTTAGGTATAGGAGGGCAAGGAGTTTGTTTAGCAAATGCCGCAGCAGGACTCAGCAAAATAGCAGATTTAACTGTATTTTGTGCAGAAATGGAAACGTTTGAAACTAATTTTCCAGTTTATCCTGTTGGCTATTCTCGCTGGAGCAAACGATTACTAGCCACTCCTTTGTTACGTCGTCGCAATGACTTGGCTGTACTACTTAGCGATTTATATTTTGATCAACAGGTAAGCAAAAAATTACAATCCCAACCGTGTGATCTAATTATGGGGGTAGCAGGACAAACTAATTTAGGCTTTAAAACAGCAAAAGCAAAAGGTGCGATCGCTTGGCTATATTGCTTGAATAATTACCTCCCTTTCATGCAAAAACAAATCCAACAAGAGATGCAGTTCCTGGCTGATTCTACTGTGGCAACTATGAATCCGATGATGCTGCAACGCTTCTCAGAAGAGTGTGAGCAAGCTGAGTTAATCGTTGTACTTTCAAATGTTGCTAAACAAACATTTATTGATGCAGGAGTTCCTGCGGAAAAAATTACTGTTATCAATCCTTTTATTAATACTGAAAGGTTCTATCCCGCTCCCAAAAATGATTCTATTTTTCGACCTCTTTATATAGGTACAATCGAACCCCGTAAAGGAGTACAATATTTAATCCCAGCTTTTATACAAGCTAAGATTCCTAATTCGGAGCTTTTATTAATAGGTGGAACATCAACCCGGATTTTGCGGCTTTTTGTTGAAAAAACATTAAATCAGAATTCTAATATCAAACAAGAATTTTGGAATTTTAGCGAGCAAGAACCTGTACAAGTATTCAGTCGTTGCTCAGTACTAGTTTTACCTTCTGTTGAAGATGGTTTCGGGCTAGTAGCACTTGAAGCTATGGCTTGTGGTTTACCTGTAATTGTAACTTCTCATTGTGGTGCAGCAGACTTAGTTCAAGATGGTGTGAATGGATTTATTGTACCGCCCAGAGATGAAATAGCAATTGCTGAGAAATTAGATTTTTTAGCTGCTAATGAATCGATTCGTCAAGAAATGGGTAAAGTCGCTAGAGCTACTGCCCTTGTTTATACTGAAGAACTTTACAAACAACAGCTACAACAAATATTTATAAATCAGGGATTATTGAATTAA
- the hepA gene encoding heterocyst formation ABC transporter subunit HepA, with translation MPLKLSQPLNTLIKTTRFWRDNYLILQELKHFRKLVILALVFSVLAATFEGFSIGFLLSFLQNLTSPNAQPIKIGIDWFDNLVLGANAPAVSRLYRISLLILFSTWLRVGFNYFAQVYTELCQLNLSDRLRKQIFEQLQSLSLSYFAKTRSGELINTITTEIERIKQGFSGGAFLLTKGLTTLVYLISMLVLSWQLTIISVLLFTLLGVGLSTLNARVREASFGMSVANGNFTSTAIEFINGIRTVHASGTQEFERERYYKASDRVVTSSTKVILIWTMVRPIAEGIATTVLVGMIILAFTNFVINGTLQVASLLTFFFVLFRLVPFVQDINGTRAFLSTLQGSVDNIKNLLRTDDKIYFHNGTVQFQNLKRSIDLVSVDFGYDANQRVLHNVTLTIERGKMTALVGASGAGKTTLADLIPRFYDATEGNIYIDEIDLRRFEINSLRSRIAVVSQDTFIFNTSVWNNIAYGTPGATTDEIKEAAERANALEFILEMPEGFDTQLGDRGVRLSGGQRQRIAIARALLRDPEILILDEATSALDSVTERLIQDSLEKLSVGRTVIAIAHRLSTIAKADKVVVLEQGRIVEQGNYQELLELQGKFWKYHQMQHR, from the coding sequence ATGCCTTTAAAACTTTCTCAACCGCTAAATACTCTAATTAAGACTACTAGATTTTGGCGAGATAACTATTTAATTTTACAAGAATTAAAACACTTTCGTAAGCTTGTCATTCTTGCTTTAGTTTTTTCAGTTTTAGCAGCTACGTTTGAAGGGTTCAGTATTGGTTTTTTACTATCATTTTTGCAAAATTTAACCAGTCCTAATGCTCAACCAATCAAGATAGGGATAGACTGGTTTGATAATTTGGTATTAGGAGCTAATGCACCAGCAGTCAGCCGCCTATATCGGATATCTCTATTAATCTTATTCAGTACTTGGTTACGTGTAGGGTTCAATTACTTTGCACAAGTATATACTGAGTTATGCCAATTAAATCTTAGCGATCGCCTACGCAAACAAATATTTGAACAGTTACAATCTTTATCGTTAAGCTACTTCGCCAAAACTCGTTCTGGTGAACTGATAAACACAATTACCACAGAAATTGAGAGGATAAAGCAAGGTTTTAGTGGTGGGGCATTTTTGCTTACTAAAGGACTGACAACCCTAGTTTACCTCATATCAATGCTCGTACTTTCGTGGCAATTAACAATAATTTCAGTATTGTTATTTACACTTTTAGGTGTGGGATTATCCACTCTAAATGCCAGAGTCAGAGAAGCAAGTTTTGGGATGTCGGTAGCCAACGGTAATTTTACATCAACAGCCATAGAATTTATTAATGGTATTCGTACCGTTCACGCTTCTGGGACGCAAGAATTTGAGCGTGAACGTTATTACAAAGCTAGCGATCGCGTGGTTACCAGTTCCACTAAAGTTATATTAATCTGGACAATGGTGAGGCCAATTGCTGAGGGCATCGCAACTACAGTCCTGGTTGGAATGATTATTTTGGCATTCACTAACTTTGTGATTAATGGGACACTACAAGTAGCTTCCTTGCTAACCTTTTTCTTTGTACTATTTCGCCTTGTACCGTTCGTTCAAGATATTAATGGTACTAGAGCCTTTCTCAGCACTCTCCAAGGTTCAGTCGACAATATTAAAAACCTACTGAGAACTGACGATAAAATTTACTTCCACAACGGGACAGTTCAGTTTCAAAATTTAAAAAGGTCAATCGACTTAGTATCTGTTGATTTTGGCTACGATGCTAATCAACGAGTACTACATAATGTTACGCTTACCATTGAACGAGGAAAAATGACGGCATTAGTGGGAGCATCTGGTGCTGGTAAAACAACACTTGCTGATTTAATTCCCCGATTTTATGATGCTACAGAAGGAAATATTTACATAGATGAAATTGATTTACGACGATTTGAAATAAACTCCCTGCGTTCTAGAATAGCTGTTGTTAGTCAAGATACATTTATTTTCAACACTTCTGTTTGGAATAATATTGCTTACGGTACACCGGGAGCAACTACAGATGAAATTAAAGAAGCTGCCGAAAGAGCGAATGCATTAGAATTTATTTTAGAAATGCCCGAAGGTTTTGACACACAACTAGGAGATAGAGGTGTCAGATTATCTGGAGGACAAAGACAGCGGATTGCAATTGCACGTGCTTTACTGCGCGATCCAGAAATTCTCATTTTAGATGAAGCAACAAGCGCACTTGATTCGGTAACTGAGCGGTTGATTCAAGACTCATTAGAAAAGTTATCTGTTGGTAGAACAGTAATTGCGATCGCTCACCGTTTATCTACTATTGCCAAAGCAGATAAAGTTGTAGTTTTAGAACAAGGACGAATCGTAGAACAAGGTAATTATCAAGAACTACTTGAGCTTCAAGGCAAGTTTTGGAAATATCACCAAATGCAACATCGCTAA
- the hepC gene encoding heterocyst development glycosyltransferase HepC codes for MTTTIIPNLQNFYNQSQQKQDNHFCDCTLQWRRGQLLVKPSGQVKQPYLPSLHNQPLLVECLKHSPVNLVSIDPKLGESSLRFWADACEQAHKPIFLRIPPGNKLPKQSSQSLRWLQRLIDWMIALVLLLIISPVMLILVMLIQSDSPESLFSCEWHVGQRGKLFRAIKFCTTKKYKLTPLGSWMCKYGVDNLPQLFNVLRGEMGLLGSRCWTLEDAVQLSLKEQRQLNNLPGITASWEVETQPKLLHLDSSTL; via the coding sequence ATGACAACCACAATAATTCCAAATCTACAGAATTTTTATAATCAAAGCCAGCAAAAGCAAGATAATCACTTCTGTGATTGCACACTACAATGGCGGCGGGGTCAACTGTTAGTGAAGCCGTCTGGACAAGTTAAACAACCATATTTGCCTTCATTACATAACCAGCCATTGTTAGTAGAGTGCTTAAAGCATTCGCCAGTAAATCTAGTAAGTATAGATCCAAAGCTGGGTGAGTCTTCGCTGAGGTTTTGGGCAGATGCTTGCGAACAAGCTCATAAGCCAATATTCCTACGTATACCTCCTGGGAATAAACTGCCAAAACAAAGTAGCCAATCTTTAAGGTGGTTGCAGCGACTAATTGATTGGATGATTGCTTTAGTATTATTGCTAATAATCAGCCCAGTAATGCTGATATTAGTTATGCTAATACAATCTGACTCTCCAGAATCACTTTTTTCTTGTGAGTGGCACGTTGGACAACGAGGAAAACTCTTTCGAGCAATCAAGTTTTGTACAACTAAAAAGTACAAGCTTACACCGTTAGGAAGTTGGATGTGTAAATATGGTGTGGATAATTTGCCCCAATTATTTAATGTGTTGCGTGGTGAAATGGGTTTGCTCGGCTCCCGCTGTTGGACTTTAGAGGACGCGGTACAACTAAGTTTAAAAGAACAACGGCAGCTAAATAATTTACCAGGAATTACTGCTTCATGGGAAGTAGAGACACAACCCAAATTGTTACATTTAGATAGTTCCACACTGTAA
- a CDS encoding polysaccharide biosynthesis tyrosine autokinase has product MVQNTLNPHITTVTETEPGYGQLFAVLVRRFPWFLVAFLSCITVSGIVTSITKVTFKSSMQLLVEPNYQGKKEGSGLENQFTDSNIEIDTATQLNLMQSSGLIKKAVDKLKPDYPDITIGEIKSALVLNQIRNKEDNLATKIFQVEYTDTDPEKTQKILTAIRQVYVEYNKQQQDSRLQKGLQIIREQLSKASDEVNAAEANLQRFRKNQNLIDPETQAKAIETALNNIALERQTARSQYEEALARQKSLEEQLNRSPQNALVSSRLSQSTRYQGLLNEIQKTELALAQQRLRFTDENPGVQNLKEQLKSQKTLLQQEVGRTLGGLPGAALASGQSLLEQGQLGQIDLSLAGQLVETQTTIVALSARDQTLAQKENELRVELKRFPPLLAYYNRMLPQLQFSRERLEQLLRAEQQLRQELSKGGFNWEVVEDPQKGARLGPNLQQNLLLGAVVGLMLGGIAAFIREASDDAVHTTAELEKQIALPLLGTTPKLPPARTRESMIKLPFGKPEVLAPWTIQVLQSPPRWESLDLIYKNIELLNSVASLKSLMITSALPDEGKSALALGLAMSAARLHKRVLLIDANLREPSLHTQLNLPNEQGLSSLLASDVTLPNQISVQYSGSAYIDILTAGPTPADSANLLSSPRMMQLMATFEENYDLVLVDASPVLGLVDAMLTASSCRSVVLVASIGNVTRSQLTQATGMLSRLNLIGVVADGVSNTANAYVPYTKQQRLALRQAVEK; this is encoded by the coding sequence GTGGTTCAAAATACTCTAAATCCTCATATAACTACAGTTACAGAAACCGAACCTGGTTACGGACAATTATTTGCAGTATTAGTACGGAGATTTCCTTGGTTTTTAGTAGCATTCCTTAGTTGTATCACTGTTTCAGGAATAGTAACCTCTATCACAAAAGTTACTTTCAAAAGTTCGATGCAACTGCTAGTAGAACCTAACTATCAAGGCAAGAAAGAAGGCTCAGGGTTAGAAAATCAATTCACTGACTCTAATATTGAGATAGATACTGCAACCCAGCTTAACTTGATGCAAAGTTCTGGACTTATTAAAAAAGCAGTTGATAAACTCAAGCCTGACTATCCAGATATCACAATCGGTGAGATTAAAAGCGCTTTAGTCTTAAATCAAATAAGGAATAAAGAAGATAACCTTGCTACTAAAATCTTTCAAGTTGAATATACTGATACTGATCCAGAGAAGACACAAAAAATTCTGACTGCAATTCGGCAAGTTTATGTGGAATACAACAAACAACAGCAGGATTCACGGTTACAGAAAGGTCTGCAAATCATCAGGGAACAGCTAAGTAAAGCCAGTGATGAAGTGAATGCGGCTGAGGCCAACCTGCAAAGGTTTCGCAAAAACCAGAATTTAATCGATCCAGAGACACAGGCTAAAGCGATCGAAACAGCTTTAAATAATATTGCACTAGAGCGCCAGACAGCTCGTTCTCAATATGAAGAAGCTTTAGCACGTCAAAAATCATTGGAAGAACAACTCAACCGTTCTCCACAAAATGCTCTAGTTTCTTCGCGCCTGAGCCAGTCTACCCGTTATCAAGGCTTACTAAACGAAATCCAAAAAACCGAACTAGCTCTAGCACAGCAACGCTTACGCTTCACAGATGAAAATCCAGGCGTGCAGAACCTCAAAGAACAACTTAAAAGCCAGAAGACATTATTACAACAAGAGGTAGGAAGGACTTTAGGTGGACTGCCTGGCGCTGCATTAGCTTCAGGACAATCTCTGCTTGAACAAGGACAACTCGGTCAAATTGACCTTAGCCTTGCTGGTCAGTTGGTAGAGACGCAGACAACTATAGTTGCTTTAAGTGCGCGTGATCAAACTCTGGCACAGAAAGAGAACGAACTGCGCGTGGAACTCAAACGCTTTCCGCCCCTGTTGGCTTATTACAATCGGATGCTGCCGCAGTTACAATTTAGCCGGGAAAGGTTAGAGCAGCTTTTAAGAGCAGAGCAGCAGTTGCGGCAGGAACTTTCCAAGGGTGGATTTAATTGGGAAGTTGTAGAAGACCCCCAAAAAGGTGCAAGATTAGGCCCCAATCTTCAGCAGAATCTCTTGTTGGGTGCAGTTGTCGGGTTAATGTTAGGAGGCATTGCTGCCTTTATTCGCGAAGCATCTGATGATGCAGTCCACACCACTGCTGAGTTAGAGAAGCAGATTGCTTTGCCATTATTAGGAACAACTCCCAAATTGCCACCTGCGAGAACCAGAGAATCAATGATTAAGTTGCCTTTTGGCAAACCAGAAGTTCTTGCCCCCTGGACAATTCAGGTATTGCAATCTCCACCGCGTTGGGAATCGCTGGATCTGATTTACAAAAATATTGAACTTTTAAATTCTGTTGCCAGCTTGAAATCTTTGATGATTACCTCGGCTTTGCCCGATGAGGGTAAGTCTGCTTTGGCATTGGGTTTAGCAATGAGTGCTGCCCGCTTACATAAACGAGTACTGCTGATTGATGCCAACTTACGTGAACCTAGTTTGCACACACAGCTCAATCTTCCCAACGAACAAGGGCTTTCTAGCTTGCTGGCGAGTGATGTTACTCTGCCTAACCAAATTAGTGTTCAGTACTCAGGTTCAGCCTACATTGATATTTTGACAGCTGGGCCAACACCTGCTGACTCGGCTAATCTCTTAAGTTCTCCTCGGATGATGCAATTGATGGCAACATTTGAGGAAAATTATGATTTGGTACTCGTAGATGCTTCTCCTGTTCTTGGTTTGGTGGATGCCATGCTGACTGCATCATCTTGCCGGAGTGTGGTACTGGTGGCAAGCATCGGTAATGTGACACGAAGCCAACTTACTCAAGCTACAGGTATGCTCAGCAGGCTAAACCTGATTGGGGTTGTAGCGGATGGAGTTTCAAATACTGCTAATGCTTACGTACCCTATACAAAACAACAACGATTGGCTCTGCGACAGGCTGTAGAAAAATAG
- a CDS encoding glycosyltransferase has protein sequence MKIALVHDYLTQRGGAERVFELLCKRYPEADIFTSLYDRQKTIDVGERIVNTTFLQKIPGAAKYFRLIAPLYFPAFRALNLQDYDLIISSSTSFAKAVQKRPDAHHICFCHNVTRFLWDTATYLREYGDYRYFAPLIEQIFQLMRKVDLKYSQEPDLYIANSSIVARRIQNIYGKPAIVVNYPIDTSNFVFSDTKDEYYLASARMISYKRLDIIIEAFNWLGWRLLISGDGPEQERLKSKALDNIEFLGHVSDATRKDLFSKAKSVIVAALEDYGLVPVEANASGTPVIAYGAGGVLDTQIHGKTGVFFKRQTPESLQLALLEGRGISWDYANIRNHAVTNFSEKAFFGKVEQIIRQTSGMHQSFI, from the coding sequence ATGAAAATTGCTCTAGTCCATGATTACTTAACCCAGCGCGGTGGGGCAGAGCGCGTATTTGAATTGCTTTGTAAACGCTACCCCGAAGCTGATATTTTTACATCTTTATACGATCGCCAAAAAACTATTGATGTTGGTGAGCGGATAGTCAACACCACTTTCTTACAAAAAATCCCAGGAGCAGCCAAGTATTTTAGGTTAATAGCTCCCCTATATTTCCCAGCTTTTCGTGCCTTAAATCTACAAGACTACGATTTAATTATTAGCAGTAGTACTAGCTTTGCCAAAGCAGTACAAAAACGCCCAGATGCACATCACATTTGCTTTTGTCATAATGTTACCCGTTTTTTGTGGGATACGGCAACTTATTTACGAGAATACGGAGACTATCGATACTTTGCTCCTTTAATAGAACAAATTTTTCAATTAATGAGAAAGGTAGACCTGAAATATTCTCAAGAACCTGACTTGTACATTGCTAATTCCAGTATTGTTGCTCGCCGTATTCAAAATATTTATGGTAAACCAGCAATTGTAGTTAACTATCCAATTGATACCAGTAACTTTGTTTTTTCTGATACCAAGGATGAATACTATCTGGCCTCGGCTCGGATGATCAGTTATAAACGGCTAGATATAATAATCGAAGCTTTTAATTGGTTAGGCTGGCGATTATTAATATCAGGTGACGGCCCAGAACAAGAGCGTTTAAAATCCAAAGCATTAGATAATATTGAGTTCTTAGGACACGTCAGTGATGCAACACGTAAAGACTTATTTTCTAAAGCTAAGTCTGTGATTGTTGCAGCCCTAGAAGACTATGGCTTAGTTCCAGTAGAAGCTAATGCTAGTGGCACACCAGTCATCGCCTATGGTGCAGGTGGAGTATTAGATACTCAAATACATGGCAAGACAGGAGTATTTTTTAAGAGGCAAACGCCAGAATCTCTACAATTGGCATTACTAGAGGGCAGAGGAATTTCTTGGGATTACGCGAATATTCGTAATCATGCTGTAACCAACTTTTCCGAAAAAGCATTCTTTGGTAAGGTTGAGCAAATTATTCGCCAAACCTCTGGTATGCATCAATCATTCATTTGA